Genomic window (Leptotrichia sp. oral taxon 212):
CTTTTCTTTCCCTTATTTCAGGATAATCAATTATTCCCTTTTCTATTTCTATTCCTCTTTTTTTTAGAAAATAGATATAATATTTTACCTGCCATATTGCAGCTTCTTCTATTGCCTTACTCTTTTTTATCTCATGAACAACTTTCCAGTTTCTTATAAAATCAATATTTACAGTTTCTTCTATGGCTATCTGTTTTGTTTCAAAGGAATATCTGCTTTCATCAATCAATTTTCCCATTTTTACATTTTCATTAGTTTCTTCAAAGTTTAAATTCCTTGAAAAACACCATAATTTTCTTTTACATACAAAATAATAGTTCATCATTAAGCCACTTATTCTCATAATAAACTCCCTGTTTCAATGCTGTTATACTAAAAATATGAATCTTCAAAATCTTTCTCTTTTTTCTGCTTTAATACTTCCGCACCTTTTTCATACGAATAATCACAATCTAAAATAATCAACATTTCACAATCATTTATTTCTATTTTTTCTACCTGTTCAGGAGAAATATCATCAAATTCATATTCAGGAATTGCTACTTTAAACTGATTTATTTCACGTCTTGCTTCTATTTTTTCACTTCTTAATTTCTTCCGCTCTTTTTCATCTAATCCTTTTGATTTTTTCTTCAAAATTTCAATATTTTTCTTTATTTCTTCTACATTTTCCTGATAAACAATTTTTGGAATTATATCTCTTGAAGCAATGTTTCTAAAAATTTTCTGTACTTCTGATTTTGTTTTTTCATATTCCACTATGTAATTTTTCAAAGCATAAATATTTTTTACTAATTTCCCATAATACTCTGTATCTTTTAGACTTTCAGTAGAATAAACCTCAGCAATTAATTCCAATTTTTTCTGTTCTGTTATCAATCCGTCAACTTCTAATAATGCTTCTTTGGATTTATTATGAATTTCTTTATCTATAACTGCTTTGTAACTCTTTATTCTGGAACACTCTTCTGTAAAAACATAGCAGTTATATTTTTCATCCAAAATTTCTCTATTTCTGTAACATCTTCCCATTCTCTGAAAAAGTCCGTTCAAATCTGATAATTCTGTAATAAGAATATCAAAATCCAAATCAAGAGATGCTTCAACTACTTGTGTACCAATCCAGATTCCATTTTCACAAATATTTTTTAATTCTCTTTCCTTTTTTACACTTTCCTTAAATCTTTTAGGATTGGCAAATTCAGAAATTTCTTTTTCTTTTTTAGCTCTGTCTTTTTTTATAAATCGGCTATGAAGTAAATTCAATTCTTTACATTCTATTCCTAAATTTTTCAAATCTTCATATATCTGTTTGGATTTTTTGACAGTATTGCAGACAACTAAAATTTTATTGTCTTTGTAATTTTCTTTTATAAATTCAGCATTGATAGTGTTTTTTAATACTTTTATATTATGTCTTTTTTTATCATTTATAAAAGGTTCTGTAGTTACAAATTCTATTTCTTCCTTTTTTAACAAATCTATGATAATTCCTGGTAAAGTAGCAGTCATTATAGCAAATTTCCCACCAAAATCTGTAATATATTTCAGTCCATATATCAAATAAGCTAATAAATCCGTTGAATACATTTGAATTTCATCAATAACCACTTTAGAATAAGATAGTGTAGCAACTTTTAATTCAAATCCCGGTGCTCTGAAAACAAAATCAAAAAGCTGGTCTATTGTGCAGACTGTCAATGGTAAGGAGAGCTGCTTTGTTTTGTCCATATACATAAATAGCTCATCACTATCCTGTTTTTCTAGATTATTTTTTTCCTTCTTTTTTGTATCTTCTATATATATTTCCCTAAAATCTGAATGTAGCAGTCCTATTCTATTTTCCAGTTTTTCAATTACAATCTGATTTTTTACCCTATTAAAAATCGAATTAATTGCCACTCTTAACGGCAATGTGAAAAATCCCTTATTATTACCTATCCAAAGTAGTCCTGCTTCGGTCTTTCCATATCCTGTCTGTGCCACCACTACAACATTTTCATTTTGATTATGAATCATAAACTTCTGCAACTCATTCCAGTCATTTTTAGGATTATCCTTTTTCAATACATTTTTTAGAAAATCATCCATTTTTTCTTCAAGAAAATCATTTTTTTCCTCAACTGGAATATATGAACTTGCAGCATAGTCTATTTTATTCAGTAATCCTTTTAACATCACATATTTTTGAAAAGTTTCAAAGATTTCCTTTTCTGATAAGATAAAATCTTGAGAATAGATTCTTCCATTTAATTTATAATATTTTTTACTCAATTTCTTTAATTTTACTTTTTCATTCTCGATTCTAAAAATAGAATACTTTAAATTTTCTCCTATATTCTCATTCATATAATCAAAATATATATTTTGTAACTTTTCCAAATATTTTAGAAAATAATCTGCTTCAATGTTCATTAATTCTATTTCTGACGAAAAATCTTCTTCCGAAATCTCTGAAAGGTCTCTTTCATGATGTAATGCAACAGAATAAGATAAAATTTTAATATCACTTTTATCAAAGCCATTTTCACTTAGACTTTTACTATCTATAAAAGAAGTACTTAATAATCCATGAGGAAGTTCTCCATTTTGCCTTTTACCAGATAACTTACTTTG
Coding sequences:
- the cas4 gene encoding CRISPR-associated protein Cas4; this translates as MRISGLMMNYYFVCKRKLWCFSRNLNFEETNENVKMGKLIDESRYSFETKQIAIEETVNIDFIRNWKVVHEIKKSKAIEEAAIWQVKYYIYFLKKRGIEIEKGIIDYPEIRERKEILLSEEDEIRLEKILNEIEEICINENSPEVINDKRCKKCAYYEYCYI
- a CDS encoding CRISPR-associated helicase/endonuclease Cas3 — translated: MKNEFLAKSNGETIMEHTENLISNLKKFFITYSEINVDKKLLLLACIYHDLGKINKKFQSKLSGKRQNGELPHGLLSTSFIDSKSLSENGFDKSDIKILSYSVALHHERDLSEISEEDFSSEIELMNIEADYFLKYLEKLQNIYFDYMNENIGENLKYSIFRIENEKVKLKKLSKKYYKLNGRIYSQDFILSEKEIFETFQKYVMLKGLLNKIDYAASSYIPVEEKNDFLEEKMDDFLKNVLKKDNPKNDWNELQKFMIHNQNENVVVVAQTGYGKTEAGLLWIGNNKGFFTLPLRVAINSIFNRVKNQIVIEKLENRIGLLHSDFREIYIEDTKKKEKNNLEKQDSDELFMYMDKTKQLSLPLTVCTIDQLFDFVFRAPGFELKVATLSYSKVVIDEIQMYSTDLLAYLIYGLKYITDFGGKFAIMTATLPGIIIDLLKKEEIEFVTTEPFINDKKRHNIKVLKNTINAEFIKENYKDNKILVVCNTVKKSKQIYEDLKNLGIECKELNLLHSRFIKKDRAKKEKEISEFANPKRFKESVKKERELKNICENGIWIGTQVVEASLDLDFDILITELSDLNGLFQRMGRCYRNREILDEKYNCYVFTEECSRIKSYKAVIDKEIHNKSKEALLEVDGLITEQKKLELIAEVYSTESLKDTEYYGKLVKNIYALKNYIVEYEKTKSEVQKIFRNIASRDIIPKIVYQENVEEIKKNIEILKKKSKGLDEKERKKLRSEKIEARREINQFKVAIPEYEFDDISPEQVEKIEINDCEMLIILDCDYSYEKGAEVLKQKKEKDFEDSYF